A window of the Bacteroides thetaiotaomicron VPI-5482 genome harbors these coding sequences:
- the pdxH gene encoding pyridoxamine 5'-phosphate oxidase produces MKNIADIRQEYTKSGLRESELPCDPLSLFSRWLQEAIDANVEEPTAIIVGTVSPEGRPSTRTVLLKGLHDGKFIFYTNYESRKGRQLAQNPYISLSFVWHELERQVHIEGTAAKVSPEESDEYFRKRPYKSRIGARISPQSQPIASRMQLIRAFVKEAARWLGKEVERPDNWGGYAVTPTRMEFWQGRPNRLHDRFLYTLKTDGKWEINRLSP; encoded by the coding sequence ATGAAGAATATAGCTGATATCCGGCAAGAATATACCAAAAGCGGGTTAAGGGAAAGCGAACTTCCCTGCGACCCGCTTTCACTTTTCAGCCGCTGGCTACAGGAAGCCATCGACGCAAACGTAGAAGAACCGACCGCCATCATTGTAGGTACCGTATCTCCCGAAGGCAGACCCTCGACCCGTACCGTACTGCTGAAAGGACTGCATGACGGAAAGTTTATCTTCTATACCAACTACGAAAGCCGCAAAGGAAGGCAACTGGCACAAAATCCGTACATTTCACTTTCCTTTGTCTGGCATGAACTTGAAAGGCAAGTACACATCGAAGGTACTGCCGCGAAAGTTTCTCCGGAGGAATCGGACGAATATTTCCGGAAGCGCCCTTATAAAAGCCGCATCGGTGCACGTATTTCTCCACAAAGCCAGCCTATCGCAAGCCGGATGCAACTGATACGCGCTTTCGTCAAAGAAGCTGCCCGATGGCTGGGAAAAGAAGTGGAACGGCCCGACAACTGGGGCGGATATGCCGTCACTCCTACCCGAATGGAGTTTTGGCAAGGACGCCCCAACCGGTTACACGATCGCTTCCTGTATACCCTAAAGACGGATGGAAAATGGGAAATCAATCGACTTTCTCCCTGA
- a CDS encoding pirin family protein: protein MKKVIHKADTRGHSQYDWLDSYHTFSFDEYFDSDRINFGALRVLNDDKVAPGEGFQTHPHKNMEIISIPLKGHLQHGDSKKNSRIITVGEIQTMSAGTGIFHSEVNASPVEPVEFLQIWIMPRERNTHPVYKDFSIKELERPNELAVIVSPDGSTPASLLQDTWFSIGKVEAGKKLGYHLHQSHGGVYIFLIEGEIVVDGEVLKRRDGMGVYDTKSFELETLKDSHILLIEVPM from the coding sequence ATGAAGAAAGTAATACATAAAGCAGATACAAGAGGACATTCCCAATATGACTGGCTGGATAGTTACCATACCTTCAGTTTCGACGAATACTTCGATTCTGACCGTATAAACTTCGGTGCCCTCCGCGTATTGAATGACGACAAAGTCGCCCCCGGAGAAGGGTTCCAAACCCATCCGCATAAAAATATGGAGATTATCTCCATTCCATTGAAAGGACATCTGCAACATGGTGACAGCAAGAAAAACAGCCGTATCATCACTGTCGGAGAGATTCAGACGATGAGTGCCGGAACGGGTATTTTCCACAGTGAAGTGAATGCCAGCCCTGTAGAGCCGGTAGAATTCCTGCAAATATGGATTATGCCGAGAGAGCGGAATACACATCCTGTCTACAAGGATTTCAGCATCAAAGAGCTGGAACGACCGAACGAACTGGCAGTGATTGTATCGCCCGACGGCAGTACTCCCGCTTCACTTCTACAAGACACCTGGTTTTCTATCGGAAAGGTGGAAGCCGGAAAGAAACTCGGTTATCACTTGCACCAAAGTCATGGCGGCGTATACATTTTCCTGATCGAAGGAGAAATCGTAGTAGACGGAGAAGTACTGAAACGTCGCGACGGAATGGGCGTCTATGATACGAAAAGTTTCGAACTCGAAACATTGAAGGACTCACATATCTTATTGATAGAAGTACCGATGTAG
- a CDS encoding DUF4468 domain-containing protein, whose amino-acid sequence MNKLTILFLTMLLTCLPMAMRAESHKEKRDDTRYLAGAVPVVDGKVVFSKEFQIPGMSQKQIYDTVMKWMNERLKENNNPDSRVVFSDEAQGTIAGVGEEWITFYSSALSLDRTWVNYQITVTCKLGSCLVELEKIRFTYRETEKYKAEEWITDEYALNKAKTKLVRGLAKWRRKTVDFADDIFMDVAVAFGAPDTRPKSEKKKKEEEAQKPSIVAAAGPLVIGQGGKVTTAEADQSTTPAATLTPATPVGKASADMPGYTEIDLKQIPGDVYALMGNGKLVISIGKDEFNMTNMTANAGGALGYQNGKAVAYCTLSADQPYEAIEKAETYTLKLYAPNQTTPSAVIECKKLPSQTTPQAGQPRTYVGEIVKLLMKK is encoded by the coding sequence ATGAATAAGTTAACAATCCTGTTTCTTACCATGCTTCTCACATGCCTGCCAATGGCAATGAGAGCCGAATCGCACAAAGAAAAAAGAGATGATACCAGATACCTTGCGGGAGCTGTTCCTGTAGTAGATGGTAAAGTAGTATTTTCCAAGGAATTCCAGATTCCCGGAATGAGTCAGAAGCAAATCTACGACACTGTCATGAAGTGGATGAACGAACGTCTGAAAGAAAACAATAATCCGGACAGCCGCGTCGTTTTCAGCGATGAAGCACAAGGAACCATCGCCGGTGTAGGTGAAGAATGGATCACATTTTACTCCAGCGCCCTGTCATTGGACCGCACTTGGGTCAATTATCAGATCACTGTTACCTGCAAACTGGGCAGTTGCTTGGTAGAACTGGAAAAAATCCGTTTCACCTACCGCGAAACAGAAAAATACAAAGCAGAAGAATGGATTACAGATGAATATGCACTGAACAAAGCTAAAACCAAACTGGTACGCGGCTTGGCTAAATGGCGCAGAAAAACGGTAGACTTTGCCGATGACATCTTTATGGATGTAGCTGTAGCCTTCGGTGCTCCCGATACTCGTCCGAAGTCTGAGAAAAAGAAAAAAGAAGAAGAAGCACAGAAACCGTCTATCGTTGCCGCTGCAGGTCCGCTGGTGATTGGTCAAGGCGGTAAAGTTACCACTGCAGAAGCAGATCAGTCAACTACTCCTGCTGCTACTTTAACGCCTGCAACTCCTGTCGGCAAGGCTTCAGCAGATATGCCGGGATATACAGAAATCGATCTGAAGCAGATTCCGGGTGATGTATATGCATTGATGGGCAATGGAAAACTGGTGATCTCTATCGGCAAAGATGAATTCAACATGACCAATATGACAGCCAACGCAGGCGGCGCACTGGGTTATCAAAACGGTAAAGCCGTAGCTTATTGCACACTTTCTGCCGATCAGCCCTACGAAGCGATAGAAAAAGCAGAAACTTATACACTGAAACTATACGCTCCGAACCAAACGACCCCTTCGGCTGTTATCGAATGTAAGAAACTACCTTCACAAACGACTCCGCAAGCCGGACAACCCCGTACGTATGTCGGAGAAATCGTGAAGCTATTGATGAAAAAATAA
- a CDS encoding N-acetyltransferase, with the protein MNTDFVNLTKENLSDEHLCCIIRSKKPHAGIDAKRQWLSDRLNEGHVFRKLNAKATVFIEYAPLETAWVPIIGDNYYYLYCLWVLGSPKGNGYGRALMEYCLTDAKEKGKSGVCMLGSKKRKNWLSDQSFAKKFGFEVVDATDNGYELLALSFDGTMPKFAQNAKKMKIESEDLTIYYDMQCPYIYQKIEMVKQYCDTNNVPVSLIQVDTLQKAKDLPCVFNNWGVFYKGNFETVNLLLDVEHLKRILKK; encoded by the coding sequence ATGAATACAGATTTTGTAAACTTAACAAAGGAAAACCTCAGTGATGAGCATCTATGCTGCATTATTCGCAGTAAAAAGCCTCATGCAGGTATTGACGCGAAGCGGCAATGGCTTTCCGACAGACTAAATGAAGGTCATGTTTTTAGAAAGCTAAATGCAAAAGCTACGGTTTTTATTGAGTATGCACCTCTTGAGACAGCTTGGGTTCCCATCATTGGTGATAACTATTATTATCTGTATTGCTTATGGGTCTTAGGAAGTCCTAAGGGGAATGGGTATGGAAGAGCTTTGATGGAATATTGCCTGACAGACGCCAAAGAAAAAGGCAAATCCGGTGTTTGTATGCTTGGCTCAAAGAAGCGGAAGAACTGGCTTTCTGACCAATCGTTTGCGAAGAAATTCGGTTTTGAAGTTGTTGATGCGACTGATAATGGATATGAACTGCTTGCACTTTCTTTTGACGGGACAATGCCGAAATTTGCGCAAAACGCGAAAAAAATGAAAATTGAAAGCGAAGATCTGACTATTTATTATGATATGCAATGCCCTTATATTTATCAAAAGATTGAAATGGTAAAACAGTATTGTGATACAAATAACGTTCCTGTATCTTTAATTCAAGTGGATACACTCCAAAAAGCGAAAGACCTGCCTTGTGTTTTCAATAACTGGGGCGTTTTTTATAAAGGAAATTTTGAAACAGTGAACTTACTTTTAGATGTCGAACATTTAAAGAGAATACTTAAAAAATAA
- a CDS encoding TlpA family protein disulfide reductase, with product MKKKIMNVCGVALLAVSLLACSGQKKGAEATESASDAVKVTAEATSAQADSTGYIVRIGEMAPDFTITLTDGKQVTLSSLRGKVVMLQFTASWCGVCRKEMPFIEKDIWLKHKDNADFALIGIDRDEPLEKVLAFAKSTGVTYPLGLDPGADIFAKYALRDAGITRNVLIDREGKIVKLTRLYNEEEFASLVQQINEMLK from the coding sequence ATGAAAAAGAAAATTATGAATGTATGTGGTGTGGCTTTATTAGCCGTTAGTTTACTGGCTTGTTCAGGCCAGAAGAAAGGAGCAGAAGCTACTGAAAGTGCTTCCGACGCAGTGAAAGTGACTGCTGAAGCGACGTCGGCACAGGCTGATAGTACAGGATATATTGTCAGAATAGGGGAGATGGCCCCTGATTTTACGATTACATTGACGGATGGCAAACAAGTGACTTTGTCATCTCTTCGTGGGAAGGTTGTCATGTTGCAGTTTACAGCAAGTTGGTGCGGAGTATGCCGTAAGGAAATGCCTTTTATAGAAAAAGACATTTGGCTGAAGCATAAGGATAATGCAGACTTTGCACTGATTGGAATAGACCGTGACGAACCGCTTGAAAAAGTGCTTGCCTTCGCAAAGTCTACCGGAGTGACTTACCCGCTGGGACTGGATCCGGGAGCTGATATTTTTGCAAAATATGCATTGCGTGATGCCGGAATCACACGGAATGTGCTGATAGACCGGGAAGGAAAGATTGTAAAACTGACTCGTCTGTATAATGAAGAAGAGTTCGCTTCACTGGTTCAGCAGATCAATGAAATGCTGAAATAA
- a CDS encoding VOC family protein, whose amino-acid sequence MEIKSRFDHFNINVTNLERSIAFYEKALGLKEHSRKEASDGSFILVYLTDNETGFLLELTWLKDHTSPYELGENESHLCFRVAGDYDAIRQYHKEMNCVCFENTAMGLYFINDPDDYWIEILPQKK is encoded by the coding sequence ATGGAAATTAAAAGTAGATTTGATCACTTTAATATCAATGTAACGAATCTGGAGCGAAGCATTGCTTTTTATGAAAAAGCGCTTGGCTTAAAAGAACATAGTCGGAAGGAAGCTTCCGACGGTTCTTTCATCCTGGTCTACCTGACGGACAACGAAACCGGCTTCCTACTGGAACTGACCTGGCTGAAAGATCATACCTCCCCCTATGAACTGGGAGAAAACGAAAGTCATTTATGCTTTCGTGTAGCCGGCGACTATGACGCCATACGGCAATACCACAAAGAAATGAATTGTGTCTGTTTTGAGAATACAGCCATGGGGCTTTATTTTATCAACGACCCGGATGACTACTGGATAGAGATACTTCCACAAAAGAAGTAA
- a CDS encoding MBL fold metallo-hydrolase, translated as MTLDYIYHSGFAIEAEGVTVIIDYYKDSSETEHNRGIVHDYLLQRPGKLYVLATHFHPDHFNREILTWKEARPDIRYIFSKDILKSHRAKPEDATYIKKGETYEDETIRIEAFGSTDVGSSFLIHLQDWNIFHAGDLNNWHWSEESTEAEIRKANGDFLAEVKYLKEKAPKIDLALFPVDRRMGKDYMKGAKQFIEQIKTTIFVPMHFSEDYEGGNALRDFAENAGCRFVSITHRGESFEITK; from the coding sequence ATGACACTGGATTATATTTATCATAGCGGTTTTGCCATCGAAGCAGAAGGTGTGACCGTCATCATCGATTATTACAAAGATTCTTCGGAAACTGAACATAACCGGGGAATCGTACATGACTACCTCCTGCAAAGACCGGGTAAACTCTATGTATTGGCCACTCACTTTCACCCCGACCACTTCAACCGTGAAATACTGACGTGGAAAGAAGCACGTCCCGACATCCGGTACATTTTCTCCAAAGATATTCTGAAAAGCCATCGTGCAAAGCCCGAAGACGCTACCTATATTAAAAAAGGAGAAACCTACGAAGACGAGACGATCCGCATCGAAGCATTCGGCTCGACCGATGTCGGCAGTTCGTTCCTGATCCATCTGCAAGACTGGAACATCTTCCATGCAGGCGATCTGAACAACTGGCACTGGAGTGAAGAATCTACCGAAGCGGAGATACGAAAAGCCAACGGAGACTTCCTTGCAGAAGTTAAATATTTAAAAGAAAAAGCACCGAAGATCGATTTAGCGCTGTTCCCAGTGGACCGCAGGATGGGAAAAGATTATATGAAAGGTGCAAAACAGTTCATCGAACAAATAAAAACTACTATATTTGTACCCATGCACTTCAGTGAAGACTACGAAGGCGGAAATGCCCTCCGTGATTTTGCCGAAAATGCAGGATGCCGGTTTGTCAGCATCACCCATCGGGGCGAAAGTTTTGAAATAACCAAATAA
- a CDS encoding DcaP family trimeric outer membrane transporter yields MKTSFKMVAMLLGIGIFPVCAHAQKKVVIEDEEPNSIMFVSRDKAGDEIIRIMNDRSQMRFHDPNAPRFLLTDQKGKFALGIGGYVRATAEYDFNGIVDDVDFYPALIGQPGKGNFAKNQFQMDITTSTLFLKLVGRTKHLGDFVVYTAGNFRGDGKTFELQNAYAQFLGFTIGYSYGSFMDLSALPATIDFAGPNGSAFYRTTQLSYMCDKLKNWRFGVAMEMPSVDGTTNSDVSINTQRMPDFAASAQYNWNSNSHIKLGAIVRSMTYSSNVHDKAFSTTGFGLQASTTFNVTKKWQVFGQFNYGKGIGSYLNDLSNLNVDIVPDPDNEGKMQVLPMLGWYAGLQYNICPNIFVSGTYSLSRLYSENNYPSDNPEAYRKGQYFVANAFWNVTSNMQVGVEYLRGWRTDFNSSTRHANRLNMLVQYSF; encoded by the coding sequence ATGAAAACAAGCTTTAAAATGGTAGCTATGCTACTGGGGATCGGAATTTTCCCCGTCTGTGCTCATGCGCAAAAGAAAGTAGTCATCGAGGATGAGGAACCGAATTCCATCATGTTCGTCTCCAGGGACAAGGCCGGAGATGAAATCATCCGAATCATGAACGACCGCTCTCAGATGCGTTTTCACGACCCGAATGCTCCCCGCTTCCTTCTGACGGATCAGAAAGGAAAATTCGCCCTTGGTATCGGTGGCTACGTACGTGCGACGGCAGAGTATGATTTCAACGGCATCGTTGACGATGTGGATTTCTATCCGGCATTGATCGGACAGCCCGGAAAGGGAAATTTTGCCAAGAATCAATTTCAGATGGACATCACCACTTCTACCCTATTCCTGAAATTGGTAGGACGAACCAAGCATCTGGGCGACTTCGTGGTGTATACCGCCGGAAACTTCCGTGGAGATGGGAAGACGTTTGAACTTCAAAATGCGTATGCGCAGTTCTTAGGATTTACCATCGGATACAGCTACGGTTCATTCATGGACCTTTCGGCTCTGCCTGCAACAATTGACTTCGCCGGTCCGAACGGTTCCGCTTTCTATCGTACCACTCAACTGAGTTATATGTGCGATAAACTGAAAAACTGGAGATTCGGCGTTGCCATGGAAATGCCTTCGGTAGACGGTACAACGAATAGCGATGTATCTATCAACACGCAACGAATGCCGGATTTTGCAGCTTCTGCACAGTATAACTGGAATAGTAACAGTCATATTAAGTTGGGTGCAATCGTACGCAGCATGACTTATTCAAGTAATGTGCACGACAAGGCTTTTTCGACTACCGGATTTGGCCTGCAAGCATCTACCACCTTTAATGTAACCAAGAAGTGGCAAGTGTTCGGACAGTTTAATTATGGAAAAGGAATTGGTTCTTATCTGAACGACTTAAGTAATCTGAATGTGGACATCGTTCCCGATCCGGATAATGAAGGCAAGATGCAGGTTCTTCCGATGCTGGGCTGGTATGCGGGGTTGCAATATAATATTTGCCCGAATATCTTTGTATCCGGTACATACAGCTTATCCAGACTTTACTCTGAAAACAACTATCCGAGTGATAATCCGGAAGCATACCGAAAAGGACAGTATTTCGTAGCAAATGCTTTCTGGAATGTGACTAGCAATATGCAAGTAGGTGTTGAATATCTGAGAGGATGGCGCACTGATTTCAACTCTTCTACCCGCCATGCCAATCGGCTGAATATGCTGGTACAATATTCTTTCTAA
- a CDS encoding OmpP1/FadL family transporter: protein MRKNFLIGFVMLIVSIPTFAGDYLTNTNQNAAFLRMIARGASIDIDGVYSNPAGLAFLPQNGLQVALTIQSAYQTRDIAATSPLWTMDGQTSVRNYEGKASAPVIPSVHAVYKNGDWAFSGSFAIVGGGGKASFNTGLPMFDAAAIGLVNSTSDMLKPNMYNINSAMEGRQYIYGLQLGASYKINEHFSVFAGARMNYFTGGYKGFLNIALKEGVAGQIGAAIVQQIMGANPNLSLEQAQQIAQEQSAPMLQKLNDTKLELDCDQTGWGLTPIIGVDAKFGKLNLAAKYEFKANMNIENNTHKLEFPDAAAAYMAPYQHGVNTPSDLPSMLSVAASYEFLPSLRASVEYHFFDDKNAGMADNKQKTLKHGTHEYLAGVEWDINKIFTVSGGYQKTDYGLSDAFQTDTSFSCDSYSVGLGGRINLSKALSLDVAYFWTTYSDYTKENPRGLDGAMASMDKDVYSRTNKVFGVSVNYKF, encoded by the coding sequence ATGAGAAAAAATTTCTTGATTGGATTTGTAATGTTAATCGTTTCAATTCCAACTTTTGCCGGAGATTATCTAACTAATACGAATCAGAATGCTGCTTTCTTGCGCATGATAGCCCGCGGCGCTTCCATTGATATTGATGGAGTTTATAGTAATCCTGCCGGACTGGCATTCCTTCCCCAAAACGGTTTACAGGTAGCACTGACTATTCAGAGTGCATATCAGACTCGTGATATTGCTGCTACAAGTCCTTTGTGGACTATGGATGGACAGACTTCCGTGCGCAATTATGAAGGAAAAGCTTCGGCTCCCGTTATCCCTTCTGTACATGCTGTATATAAGAATGGTGACTGGGCATTTTCCGGTAGTTTCGCTATCGTTGGTGGTGGTGGAAAAGCTTCTTTCAATACAGGTTTGCCTATGTTTGATGCAGCTGCTATCGGCTTGGTAAATTCTACAAGTGATATGTTGAAACCTAATATGTACAATATCAATTCAGCCATGGAAGGTCGTCAATATATTTATGGTTTGCAGTTAGGGGCAAGCTATAAGATTAATGAACACTTTTCAGTTTTTGCCGGAGCCCGTATGAATTACTTTACAGGTGGATATAAAGGTTTTCTGAATATTGCCTTGAAAGAAGGAGTAGCAGGACAGATCGGTGCTGCTATAGTACAACAAATTATGGGGGCTAATCCTAATTTGAGTTTAGAACAGGCACAGCAGATTGCACAAGAACAATCTGCACCTATGCTTCAGAAACTGAATGATACGAAGCTTGAACTGGATTGTGACCAGACAGGTTGGGGATTGACGCCGATTATCGGTGTAGACGCTAAGTTCGGTAAGTTGAATTTGGCTGCGAAGTATGAGTTCAAAGCTAATATGAATATTGAGAACAATACACATAAATTGGAATTTCCGGATGCTGCTGCTGCCTATATGGCACCTTATCAGCATGGTGTGAATACTCCAAGTGACCTCCCTTCTATGTTATCTGTAGCAGCAAGTTATGAATTCTTGCCTTCTCTTCGTGCTTCAGTAGAGTATCATTTCTTTGATGACAAGAATGCAGGTATGGCTGATAACAAGCAGAAGACATTGAAACATGGAACACACGAATACCTGGCTGGTGTAGAATGGGATATAAACAAAATATTCACAGTCAGTGGTGGTTATCAGAAAACTGATTATGGATTGAGCGATGCTTTCCAGACAGACACAAGTTTCTCTTGTGATTCTTATTCAGTCGGTTTGGGCGGTCGTATTAATCTTAGTAAGGCGTTAAGTTTAGATGTTGCTTATTTCTGGACTACCTACAGCGATTATACCAAAGAAAATCCACGTGGCTTGGATGGGGCTATGGCTTCAATGGATAAAGATGTTTATAGTCGTACAAACAAAGTGTTTGGTGTAAGTGTAAACTATAAGTTCTAA
- a CDS encoding 2-hydroxyacid dehydrogenase: MAYTIAFFGTKPYDEASFNDKNKEFRFEFRYYKGHLNKNNVLLTQGVDAVCIFVNDTADAEVIHAMAANGVKLLALRCAGFNNVDLNAAATAGITVVRVPAYSPYAVAEYTVALMLSLNRKIPRASWRTKDGNFSLHGLMGFDMHGKTAGIIGTGKIAKILIHILKGFGMNILAYDLYPDYNFAREEQIVYTSLDELYHSSDIISLHCPLTEATKYLINDYSISKMKDGVMIINTGRGQLIHTNALIEGLKNKKIGSAGLDVYEEESEYFYEDQSDRIIDDDVLARLLSFNNVIVTSHQAFFTREAMGNIAMTTLQNIKDFINHKPLLNEVKR, from the coding sequence ATGGCCTATACAATTGCATTTTTCGGAACAAAGCCTTATGACGAAGCTTCTTTCAACGATAAAAACAAAGAGTTCAGATTTGAATTCCGTTATTATAAAGGACATCTGAATAAGAATAACGTGCTATTGACGCAAGGAGTAGATGCGGTCTGTATCTTTGTCAACGATACGGCCGATGCAGAAGTCATTCATGCTATGGCAGCCAACGGAGTAAAACTGCTGGCACTCCGATGTGCAGGATTCAATAATGTAGACCTGAACGCTGCCGCCACTGCCGGAATCACCGTTGTACGGGTTCCTGCATATTCGCCTTATGCCGTTGCCGAATATACCGTAGCACTCATGCTCTCTCTCAACCGAAAGATTCCACGCGCTTCGTGGCGTACAAAAGACGGAAACTTTTCCCTTCACGGTCTGATGGGATTCGACATGCACGGTAAGACGGCAGGTATCATCGGTACAGGAAAAATCGCCAAAATTCTGATTCATATCTTAAAGGGATTCGGAATGAATATACTGGCTTATGACCTTTATCCCGACTACAACTTTGCCAGGGAAGAACAAATCGTTTATACTTCTCTGGACGAATTGTACCATAGTTCCGACATTATTTCCCTACATTGCCCACTTACCGAAGCCACCAAATATCTGATCAATGACTACTCCATCAGCAAAATGAAAGACGGAGTCATGATCATCAATACCGGTCGTGGACAATTGATTCACACCAATGCCCTGATCGAAGGCTTAAAAAACAAGAAAATCGGTTCTGCCGGATTGGATGTGTACGAGGAAGAAAGCGAATATTTCTACGAAGACCAGTCCGACCGCATCATCGACGACGACGTGCTTGCCCGTCTGCTCTCATTTAACAATGTGATTGTCACTTCGCATCAAGCCTTTTTCACACGTGAAGCAATGGGAAATATCGCCATGACCACACTTCAGAATATCAAGGATTTCATCAACCACAAGCCTTTGCTAAATGAAGTGAAGAGATAG
- a CDS encoding class I SAM-dependent methyltransferase codes for MATITLSAEKDPMGAAISDYFNHHRADRLRVFSSQFEEDEIPVKELFRSIQSMPVLERTALQMATGRILDVGAGSGCHALALQEMGKEVCAIDISPLSNEVMKQRGVKDSRLINLFDETFTETFDTVLMLMNGSGIIGTLNNMPAFFQRMKRILRPGGCILMDSSDLRYLFEEEDGSMLIDLAGDYYGEVDFQMQYKDVKGDTFDWLYIDFQTLSLYASECGFKAELIKEGKHYDYLAKLSLA; via the coding sequence ATGGCAACAATAACCCTTTCCGCAGAAAAGGACCCGATGGGAGCTGCAATCTCCGATTATTTCAATCATCACAGAGCTGACCGCTTGCGAGTATTCTCTTCTCAATTCGAAGAAGATGAAATCCCCGTTAAGGAATTATTCCGAAGTATACAGTCCATGCCAGTTCTCGAACGCACTGCTCTGCAAATGGCTACGGGAAGAATATTAGATGTAGGAGCCGGAAGCGGCTGCCACGCATTGGCACTTCAAGAAATGGGAAAAGAAGTTTGCGCCATTGACATCTCTCCGCTTTCCAACGAAGTAATGAAACAACGCGGCGTAAAAGATTCCCGCCTCATCAATCTCTTTGACGAAACATTCACCGAAACATTCGATACGGTTCTGATGCTGATGAATGGTTCGGGCATCATAGGAACACTAAATAATATGCCTGCCTTCTTCCAACGGATGAAACGTATCCTACGCCCTGGCGGATGTATTCTGATGGATTCAAGTGATCTGCGCTATCTTTTCGAAGAAGAAGACGGTAGCATGCTTATCGATCTGGCAGGCGATTATTATGGAGAAGTAGATTTCCAGATGCAATACAAGGATGTAAAAGGAGATACATTCGACTGGCTATATATCGATTTTCAGACTCTTAGCCTATACGCCTCCGAATGTGGATTCAAAGCGGAATTAATCAAAGAAGGAAAACATTATGACTATCTGGCAAAGCTGAGCCTTGCCTGA
- a CDS encoding RNA polymerase sigma factor, whose product MEKVDFTQGILAMESDLHRFAYKLTSDRDSANDLVQDCVLQALDNHEKFTHAKNLKGWMFTIMRNIFVNNYRRTVREMNLIDDTYSINQQSLIEDEEGDRFEFAYDMKQLYRVIHSIPEDMKVPFQMFVAGFKYREIAEKLGLPMGTVKSRLFFIRKRLKEELKDFS is encoded by the coding sequence ATGGAAAAAGTAGATTTTACTCAAGGAATATTGGCGATGGAGTCAGACCTGCATCGTTTCGCATATAAGTTGACTTCAGACCGTGATTCTGCCAACGACTTAGTTCAGGATTGTGTATTGCAGGCATTGGATAATCATGAGAAATTTACGCATGCCAAGAATCTGAAAGGATGGATGTTTACCATCATGCGTAATATCTTTGTCAACAACTACCGGCGCACGGTCCGCGAAATGAATTTGATCGATGATACCTATTCCATCAATCAGCAAAGTTTGATAGAAGATGAAGAAGGCGACCGTTTCGAGTTTGCTTATGACATGAAGCAGCTGTATAGAGTGATCCATTCCATCCCCGAAGATATGAAAGTTCCTTTCCAGATGTTTGTAGCTGGATTTAAATACAGGGAAATTGCCGAAAAATTAGGATTGCCGATGGGGACGGTAAAGAGCCGACTTTTCTTTATCCGTAAGCGTCTGAAAGAAGAATTGAAAGACTTCTCCTGA